The genomic DNA gcttgatcctacgaccctgggacctgagccgaaatcaagagtagggcacttagccaactgagccacacaggtgcccctaaataagtAGCATTTTTAACCAAACCCTTTAAGACCGTACATCTTTCTGGAGAGAAACAGTCAACTGCACagtagtcccccccccccccacatacacacaaaacagaGCTTTAAACAGGCCCTAAATAAAGAAGTTCAAGGCTTCAGTGATGCCTGGAGTTTGACTGTGCCTATTCAGTCTCTGCTCCCTCATGCTGAATATCCAAGGCTGCCATGAAATGGAAGGAGGAGGATGTGTGGGTGAAGAGTGGGCAGAGAAGACTCCCAAGAATTGGAAACTATGCGAAGAGTAGCAGCCAGCAGCTAATTAGTTTCAGCTCTGAAATGACCCCTTTGTGTGGCTTGTCCTTCCTGAGAGAAAGGTTAAAATGCTGTCATGCCTGCTTTTAGCAGTGTggtaattaaaacaattaatcCCAGGTTCTAAATAAGGTGGCTTTGCTTATTTGGCTGAAGAGAGAATggtcttccttcattttttcccgCTCCTACTCACTGAACATCACGTTCAAGAAATAAGCAAATACCTATATTATACTTCTACACATAGGGCCTATTTAGAGGGAGGAATGATCATTAAGGAAGATTCTAGAATCTAAAGTTATCTATTTTCCTAATACTGAGAAGCAAACTTATTTTGAGATGTTCCTATCATAGCTCTTTACTAAGCTCTGCTGGGATATAAAGTCAGTTGATAAAGATAGCTAATAATTATTGTGCATTTACCATGTGCTGAGTCACAATGTAGAGATTTTACATGGTTTATCCTATTTAATCCTCCCTAAAATCTGTGAGTTGGATGGTATTATCCTTATTGTGATCATGTCCAGTTTAttagatgaggaagctgggacCAAGAAAAGTGAAGAGATTAGACCATGACGAGTTAGagtagaggcaggatttgaacacaggcagGCAGTCTGGCCCAGAGGCCATTGCTCAACCACCATGCTATCTGTATTTCAGATTCCAACTTGCCTACAGTCTAGTGGGTACCATAAGACAATGAAGACAAGATGAATCCATGCCAAATGAGTGGATTAGGCTCATCAGGGAAGATTTCACAGAACAAGGTAGATTTAAACAAGGCTGAAAGGTAGAATGAGTTTGATTTTGGTTAAGAGGGGTATGAAGGGCCTTCCAGGTAAGGGGAGCCACATGACAACTTCAAGTACTGGGACAACAAACTGAATACTTGGGCCAAGGCAGAGAGCTCCTGCAGTCATTTGCAGGAGACCTTTATCTCCTAGGCCTCACACTTCTATAAAAGAGAGGTAACATCCACTCTGGTCCCTAACAGGGAACTCTGAGAGACTAATGTCTATGAAGTGCACATTGGCTGTAGTTCAGGCTGACTGCAATGGCAAGGCAATAGAGCCTGCCATGTCCTTCCCACTTCCCTTGGGCAATAAGCATTGCCCTGGGTTCCAGTCTTCATGGGGTTATCAGAAAAGGCTGAGCCTGCCTCTGGTTGGTCCATCCTGGTTTCTGCTCTTTGTTTCAGCTTCACTTCCTGGAACTACTAGCTGGTTGAAATTAATTCAGGGTGTGGCAGTACGAAGCCCTAACACACTCTCCAATTTGGTTTCATCACCAGTAAAGCTATCTGGATTTCCATCTGACTTCTTATGTCTGTTGTAAGTGATCAGAACTTGGATGAAAGATGAACAGCTGGTACTCCCCAAACTTCCAACAACAGGGAAGTGGtagaaaattccatttaaaagatAGATTAGACATTGTAGACCAAGGAGAGCCTTGAAGGTTGgtataaggaatttttttaagtttatttatttattttgagagagacatggagtacaagtcggggaggggcagagagaaggtaagacagaatcccaagcaggctttacaccatcagtgcagagcctgatgcagggctcaaactcacagaactgtgagatcatgacctaagccgagatctagagttggacacgtaactgactgagccacccaggcgcccctggtataaGGAATTTAGTCACAGCCTGTAGGAATTATTTACTATAACTCTCTGTGAAagtgtgcgtgcacgcgtgcgcacacacacaaacacacacacacacacacacacacacacacacacacacacacacacagtggttaGCCATAAAGGAAATCACTGTGGGACCTGAGTCCAAAATAATCTCTAGAGCTTTAATGTCATCAACTCCCCACTTCCCCGCAAATTTGCTAAGAAccttaagtcatttttaaaagccaaactaagagtacaaacttccagttataagatgaataatatCTGAGGGTCTAATATATGGTGACAATAGTTAACGatactgtgttgtatacttaaaatatgtCAAGAGTGTATATCTTAAGTTTTATCACAAAAAGGTAACTGTGATGTGCTGAACGTATTCATTAATTTGACTGTGGTAATAATTTCACAATGTAAATGTATATCAAATTaccatgttgtacactttaaatatattataattttagttgtcaattttacctcaataaaacagtaaaaacaaaacaaaaaaataaaagccaaactaATATGTTGTCCATACGTCTTCGAATGATTTGTTTGCCCCACCAGTTGCTGTTTTTCAAGAATTAGGTGATGCCCAAGGAACATTTCAGCCTATTTGGGAGACTTTAATAAAGCTTTCTTGTACAGCCCCATTATTGACGTTAAAAGACACtaataaataatgacaaatatAATGTCATTATTTGGAAATTTATGCTTGCATCTTTCTTCCCAAACAATCTACCTTAAATTATAGTCTGTCAATTGATCTCACAAtattaggtgatttttttctcaatcatttaaaaaatttttaaaaacacttattttgagagagagaacacgagcaggggaggggcagagagagggagagagaatcccaagtggggtccacactgtcagcgcagagcccgatgtagggcttaaactcacaaactgtgagatcatgacctgaaatcagttgagtcggacattcaaccggctaagtcacccaggcacccctttttttcctcattttgattTATGTGTTTGAGTGccaatgtgaaaataattttgattgaaagtatatattttaagtacagAGATCTGAGTTTTAATCCAAATCTGAAAATTGTTAACTGCTTCCTTCCATCTCTTACTGGCGACTACCAGCAAATGGGCAGAATTCCTTTCTCCAGGAATAACTTTTCCAGTACATTCCTTTTCATTATCAAAAGGCTTTGCATGAAAACAGGAAGATATGGTTTTCTCCTTAACTGAGAAAAACACTTGTCCCAATCTCTGTAAAATGTTCTTCCTATGCCTCTGACCCTTGGACGATAAAAGCAATGATAGTATGACTTTGGTCTTCCTGCTCCAGGAAGGAAAGTTGCTGTAGGAAGAGAATtgactttttttcacttctgTGGCTTGAGAACAAGTTATAACTCCAGTTTTTCAAAGTGCATGGAAAATAATACACAATTATTAGATTGCTATCTGTCGGACTATAGATTTAGTGGAAAGGAACCCACCAGAAAAatccaatgtatttttaaaagaatgctacATTTTACTGCTTCTCCTTCCTTTGGCTTCTGGAATTTAACCTCCATCTGACCCATCTCCATTCTAATAGTGTAGAGCCACTTTGGCTCTATTAGTACTTCCTTAAAgttatcttcttttttctgttacatGAACTGCACAGCCAGTTTTTCaatcagcatttttaaagtttatttatctatttacacACAACCTTGTTCTAGAAATGGTTTAAGGTGGCttaaaagaaaccataaaatataCCAAGAAATTAGTGACAGAAGAGGCAGAAATGAAGCTTCTGTAGAAATGCTTATACAATCCTACTCATTGACACCGGGTGGACCACAAATTTGGCTCTAAGCTTTCTCACAGGCAGTCAGAAAAGGAAACTTAATCATTTGCAGtgtccacaaaacaaaaacaaatcaattacCCAGGCAAAGAACTGTTATTTGCAATACTGAGACCAGAAAGAAATTTCTCTTGAGAGGCTTCATAGACAGGGTCAGTGTATGATGTCATCATCAGTATTCTCGGTAGCAACCtaattgaaaacataaaagataaatttCACAGGGCTTTTCTTATTATCTTCAACATAACAGATGGCATCACAGCAACTTGAAAACCGAGAAAGCCATTTTATCAGGAGTTTGAGGGTTGGGGGTGAGCACAAGGTACTCATATCTCCCCTCTGCTAGGcaaaaacaaaggtaaattttAGAACAACGGGATCTAATCCAGTACCAAGAATGGTTTCAGAGAAATTCTAAAACCTCTaaatttgtatgcattttatgAATAGGTAAGTTCGTTTTTCTTAACAGAGAAACCATCGTGTATCAGATCCTCAATGCACACAAGCAATTCACAAAAGCTAGGTACAATTTCTAGAAAACCTAGAGGATTAATCACGCTACCTTTCTCCTATTCTTCACATGTTTCCCCACAGCCTAgctttcctccccacctcccactcctgCAAAAAGTaccttttttgtttccatttgatcTCACAGCATAGGCAAGCTTGTCAGCATGGTTAAAAAGCTGCGTTCTGGCTGAAGAAAGAAGCTCGAGCAGACATCTTGACGCTGGGTAAATGCAGACGGGTTCCTCAAAGGCTGCTGGGCACTGCACGGGAGGCTCCAAGTTGTGCTGCGGGGTGAGCTTTTTGAAGAGATACTTGCCCAGCCCGGCCTGAGGGCCAGCCAGCCTGCGGAGGTTGGTGAGGTGGTCGCCCATCTTCTTGATGACTTTCATCTCCTCCTCTAGGAAGTGGCTTTTGAGGAGGTCACAGAGACCGGGATCTCCGTTGGCGGCACCCAGGGCATGCAGATCCAAAAGGGCCTGGTTCAGGTTCTTCTCCAAGGCCATGGCGGCTTCCATGGCGTCCACGCTGCCACGCCACCCATCTTGGGACAGCTCTTGCCAGTCCTGAAGGAAGGGGCAGCCGCTCCACTGGTTTCGCATCTTAAAGAGACGGTTGGCGCCCTCACGCTCCTCCTCAGCTAACTCTTGGAAGAAGCGGCCCATGCCCTTCGGAGCTACATCGTTGCCTCCTTCAAAATAGAAGCGAAGAGAGAGGTAGGTGTAGGAGGCCCGCAGATGCAGGTTCACCAGGCGCTGGAGTGCAGCCTCCATCTGGGCGGAATAATTCTGCTGGATCTGGGTGCTCATGGTTGGTGAGCCGTGAGGAGCGAAGCGTAAAATATGGTGCTTGCGGGTCTTGGAAGCACGGGAGAGCAAAGAGGATTTCGCCGGAAGTTGTAACTGAAAGGGAGGGCCTAGAGGTGAGAGGTTGGCAGGAA from Leopardus geoffroyi isolate Oge1 chromosome X, O.geoffroyi_Oge1_pat1.0, whole genome shotgun sequence includes the following:
- the LOC123595313 gene encoding ferritin light chain-like isoform X1, with amino-acid sequence MEELGGGVGGQHNLFQATEGPYLNTKMTFSLGIRNFCMTETAPVKGGNDVAPKGMGRFFQELAEEEREGANRLFKMRNQWSGCPFLQDWQELSQDGWRGSVDAMEAAMALEKNLNQALLDLHALGAANGDPGLCDLLKSHFLEEEMKVIKKMGDHLTNLRRLAGPQAGLGCYREY
- the LOC123595313 gene encoding ferritin light chain-like isoform X2; the protein is MSTQIQQNYSAQMEAALQRLVNLHLRASYTYLSLRFYFEGGNDVAPKGMGRFFQELAEEEREGANRLFKMRNQWSGCPFLQDWQELSQDGWRGSVDAMEAAMALEKNLNQALLDLHALGAANGDPGLCDLLKSHFLEEEMKVIKKMGDHLTNLRRLAGPQAGLGCYREY
- the LOC123595313 gene encoding ferritin light chain-like isoform X3; protein product: MTFSLGIRNFCMTETAPVKGGNDVAPKGMGRFFQELAEEEREGANRLFKMRNQWSGCPFLQDWQELSQDGWRGSVDAMEAAMALEKNLNQALLDLHALGAANGDPGLCDLLKSHFLEEEMKVIKKMGDHLTNLRRLAGPQAGLGCYREY